Proteins from one Colias croceus chromosome 22, ilColCroc2.1 genomic window:
- the LOC123701888 gene encoding myrosinase 1-like, translated as MVGCSCQKLPQNFKFGAATAAYQIEGGWKADGKGKSVWDEFVHTHKDAIEDRTNGDVAADSYHLWREDVRIASQLGLDHYRFSISWSRILPSGLPNNVNKAGVKYYSDLIDELLRQGIEPVVTMYHFDLPLTLQSLGGWTNPLIVDWFSDYAKVLYSLFADRVKTWITMNEAVVLCDMIFNTGSLAPGIKEEELAPFLCNKYLLLAHAKAYRIYEREYKNKYHGRISLANNIIWIEPYKHPRDKELAKLGLDFMIGRYSHPIYSKEGGWPPTVEKILLEYSLKQGYNYSRLPSFTEEEKKLLKGSADFYAVNYYTTYVIRPAKKGERGFWFLTGSPELDAMMEKPAYAEPSAGVIMPVYPKGLRQTLSYLKKNYGDIDIMITENGYAGKHQMYDHVRLKFIKDHLTEVYLAINEDKVNVIGYTYWALMDNFEWNSGYSVAFGLYAINHDDPKKIRSPRLSSQYYACVIKTHEINVSDQCINENIDKLHLPHYHSFTNRISASKTVIVVLFLGFMYIYYYR; from the exons ATGGTTGGTTGTAGTTGTCAAAAGCTACCACAAAATTTCAAGTTCGGAGCTGCCACCGCAGCTTATCAGATCGAAGGAGGCTGGAAAGCGGATG GTAAAGGCAAAAGCGTTTGGGATGAATTTGTGCACACACATAAGGACGCCATTGAAGACCGTACAAATGGTGATGTAGCTGCCGACTCTTATCATTTGTGGAGAGAAGATGTTAGAATAGCTTCTCAGTTGGGATTGGATCATTACag GTTTTCGATATCTTGGTCGAGAATCTTGCCAAGTGGTCTTCCCAATAATGTGAACAAAGCCGGTGTGAAGTATTATAGCGATCTTATAGATGAACTTCTAAGGCAGGGCATTGAACCTGTGGTCACAATGTATCATTTTGACTTGCCTCTAACTTTACAAAGCTTGG GTGGCTGGACGAATCCCCTAATAGTTGACTGGTTTTCCGACTACGCAAAAGTTTTGTACTCTCTATTCGCTGATAGAGTAAAAACATGGATAACAATGAATGAAGCAGTTGTACTTTGTGATATGATATTTAACACAGGATCTTTGGCACCTGGTATTAAAGAGGAGGAATTAGCCCCTTTTCTTTGCAATAAGTATTTGTTATTGGCACACGCTAAAGCGTATAGGATCTATGAAAGGGAGTACAAGAATAAATATCACG GTAGAATTTCCTTAGCAAATAACATCATCTGGATAGAACCATACAAACATCCACGCGATAAAGAGTTGGCGAAACTCGGTTTAgattttatg ATTGGACGATACTCGCATCCTATATACTCTAAGGAAGGGGGGTGGCCTCCAACTGTCGAAAAGATATTGCTTGAATACAGCTTAAAACAAGGCTATAACTATTCTCGATTACCCTCATTTACTGAAGAAGagaagaaattattaaaag GTTCAGCAGATTTCTACGCCGTCAACTATTACACAACATACGTGATAAGACCGGCGAAAAAGGGCGAAAGGGGGTTCTGGTTCCTGACCGGTTCACCCGAATTGGACGCCATGATGGAGAAACCGGCGTACGCTGAGCCTAGTGCGGGTGTGATAATGCCG GTATACCCAAAAGGGCTGAGACAAACGTTATCATACCTTAAGAAGAACTACGGTGACATTGATATAATGATAACAGAGAACGGTTACGCGGGGAAGCATCAAATGTATGACCATGTCCgacttaaatttattaaggATCATTTGACAGAG gTATATTTGGCTATAAATGAAGACAAAGTGAATGTCATCGGCTACACTTACTGGGCTCTGATGGATAATTTCGAGTGGAACAGCGGGTACTC AGTCGCATTTGGCCTATATGCTATAAACCATGACGATCCAAAGAAAATTAGATCCCCTCGCTTATCATCTCAATACTACGCTTGCGTGATCAAAACGCATGAAATAAATGTCTCTGACCAATGTATTAacgaaaatattgataaactaCATTTACCTCATTATCATAGCTTTACTAATAGAATTAGTGCTTCTAAAACTGTGATAGTAGTTTTGTTTTTAggttttatgtatatttattattatagataa